A single genomic interval of Halalkalibaculum roseum harbors:
- a CDS encoding glycoside hydrolase family 13 protein has product MSSFQNDSTAVQVQKAEYSAPEWAKKVIWYQIFPERFNNGDPSNDPTPDRVAGKFELPDNWEISPWTGDWYERAEWEKDIGPKFRDAVFFRRYGGDLQGIIDKLDYLQDLGIGAIYLNPVFDAVSLHKYDTSHYRHIDRFFGPDPEGDTAIMEQENPSDPSTWKWTSADKLFLELVKEVHRRDMKIIIDGVFNHTGTDFWAFNDLEKNQRSSDYKEWYDVISFDDPDSPEVNEFDYNGWWGIKDLPELKEEDGNLVEPVRNHIANITRRWMAPDGNIENGVDGWRLDVPEEIGTPFWVDWCNLVRSINPEAYIVGEIWDDKATHYLNDDLFTAVMNYQFAKAVQDYMIDRELSANDFANRLKGVRESFPDEANYVVQNLMDSHDTPRVASMILNPGREYDKEGTPEEGFDVRKPTEEERKVQRLIALFQYTYVGAPMIFYGTEAGMWGADDPDDRKPMVWPDRVYAVEKTHPLVGDRPADENTFDHDLFNWYKQLAHIRNKHEALQTGKFESLTVDSEKNIYSFARYSDKNEYLVVVMNRSEHEQYVEISLDRFNTESGTITDLISGNEFNLEGNMLKISLPPVSGLILSP; this is encoded by the coding sequence ATGTCATCTTTTCAAAACGATTCTACAGCCGTGCAGGTACAAAAAGCAGAGTATTCAGCTCCTGAATGGGCAAAAAAAGTAATTTGGTATCAAATATTTCCGGAACGCTTTAATAACGGAGATCCTTCGAACGACCCCACCCCGGATAGGGTGGCAGGCAAATTTGAACTGCCCGATAATTGGGAAATTTCTCCCTGGACGGGCGACTGGTACGAAAGGGCTGAATGGGAAAAAGATATAGGTCCCAAGTTTCGTGATGCTGTATTTTTTCGACGCTACGGTGGAGATCTTCAGGGCATTATCGACAAACTGGATTATTTACAGGATCTGGGCATAGGGGCGATATATCTGAATCCGGTGTTTGACGCCGTATCATTGCATAAATATGATACCAGCCACTATCGTCATATAGATCGCTTCTTTGGTCCTGATCCGGAAGGAGATACCGCCATCATGGAACAGGAAAATCCTTCTGATCCCTCTACCTGGAAATGGACTTCCGCCGACAAGCTGTTCCTGGAACTCGTGAAAGAAGTGCATCGTCGGGATATGAAAATAATCATAGACGGTGTATTCAATCACACGGGAACTGATTTCTGGGCATTTAATGACCTGGAAAAGAACCAGCGTTCTTCAGACTACAAAGAGTGGTATGATGTAATATCCTTTGATGATCCGGATTCTCCCGAGGTTAATGAATTTGACTACAATGGGTGGTGGGGAATAAAAGACCTGCCCGAGCTTAAGGAAGAAGATGGAAATCTTGTAGAACCGGTTCGTAACCATATTGCGAATATCACACGTCGTTGGATGGCTCCGGACGGAAATATTGAAAATGGAGTAGACGGTTGGCGTCTTGACGTACCCGAAGAGATCGGGACTCCATTTTGGGTTGACTGGTGTAATTTGGTTAGAAGTATTAACCCTGAGGCCTATATCGTAGGTGAGATTTGGGATGATAAGGCTACTCACTATCTCAATGACGACCTTTTTACTGCTGTGATGAATTACCAATTTGCCAAAGCCGTACAAGACTACATGATTGACCGTGAACTTTCGGCTAATGACTTTGCAAACCGGCTCAAAGGCGTCAGAGAGAGTTTCCCGGATGAAGCCAACTATGTTGTTCAAAACCTGATGGACAGTCATGATACTCCCCGTGTGGCTTCAATGATTCTAAATCCGGGAAGAGAGTATGATAAAGAGGGAACCCCTGAAGAAGGCTTTGACGTACGCAAACCGACCGAAGAGGAGCGAAAGGTTCAGCGCTTAATAGCCCTGTTTCAATATACCTACGTCGGGGCTCCAATGATATTTTACGGCACAGAAGCAGGAATGTGGGGAGCCGATGATCCCGATGATCGCAAACCCATGGTCTGGCCGGACAGAGTATATGCTGTTGAGAAGACCCATCCGCTGGTCGGAGACAGACCGGCTGATGAAAATACCTTTGATCATGATCTATTCAACTGGTATAAGCAATTGGCGCATATCAGGAACAAGCACGAAGCACTGCAGACCGGAAAATTTGAATCGCTGACTGTTGATTCTGAAAAGAACATTTACAGTTTTGCCCGGTACAGCGACAAAAACGAATACTTGGTAGTGGTTATGAACAGGTCAGAACATGAACAATATGTTGAGATATCTCTGGATCGTTTTAATACAGAATCCGGTACTATTACCGATCTGATATCTGGTAATGAGTTTAACCTCGAAGGCAACATGCTTAAAATTTCCCTTCCTCCGGTTTCCGGTTTAATACTTTCCCCATAA
- a CDS encoding TlpA family protein disulfide reductase — translation MKLDQKYFVPFLAVAAILTAILITFFTISSQKGQRQVFRDFVMQQDTLRYERMPLLNEEDSLSVSDFKGKFVILDFWATWSNFSEDVHFQISELARQHADTLQVIAGVVEDRQEKIDAYIERHDYPFHFVEGTTVFNKYDIPGMPTEIVYNPEGEIIDVFFGYPDSTQFDSLRILLNNGR, via the coding sequence ATGAAGCTTGACCAAAAATATTTTGTTCCTTTCCTGGCAGTTGCAGCCATACTCACTGCGATTCTGATTACCTTCTTTACTATAAGCAGTCAGAAGGGGCAACGTCAGGTATTTCGTGATTTTGTGATGCAGCAGGATACCCTCAGGTATGAAAGAATGCCTCTTCTGAATGAAGAAGACAGCCTTTCTGTTTCTGACTTCAAAGGCAAGTTTGTCATACTGGACTTTTGGGCAACATGGTCCAACTTTTCAGAAGATGTTCATTTTCAAATATCTGAGTTAGCCAGGCAGCATGCCGACACCCTGCAAGTTATTGCCGGTGTAGTTGAAGACCGCCAAGAGAAAATTGACGCTTATATTGAGAGACATGACTATCCCTTTCATTTTGTGGAGGGAACCACAGTGTTCAACAAATACGATATTCCCGGTATGCCTACTGAAATTGTGTATAATCCGGAAGGTGAGATCATCGATGTATTTTTTGGATATCCCGATTCTACGCAATTTGACAGTCTGAGAATCTTATTAAACAATGGAAGATGA
- a CDS encoding aminotransferase class IV: protein MEDDRWVIYDGTLIRASQPAVPVESRGLMYGEGCFETLRAYQGAFFKAGDHLERLRQAAEFLDFSFPDILKYNSFRQLSRKLLEKNNLSEVDAVIRLQLWSSGDRGYGLKSNPDLHYSMIASRLPNYPTDTTLATVETRRIPSKSLPSHFKLTNNINYITAARQAAKQGANDALMLTVDEKVSETTIANLFWLKGNTVYTPSKACDLLPGITRNSLIDLLLGFSSYEFKEGEYDLEQIYSADSVWICNSLRHIIGVSRIDDHSFDSDHDFLKQLKETFENHVQSKLEI from the coding sequence ATGGAAGATGACCGGTGGGTTATTTACGATGGAACGCTTATAAGGGCATCACAGCCTGCGGTGCCGGTAGAATCCAGAGGGCTAATGTATGGTGAAGGGTGTTTTGAAACACTGAGAGCGTATCAAGGAGCTTTTTTTAAAGCAGGGGACCATCTGGAAAGACTCAGGCAAGCCGCCGAGTTTCTGGATTTTTCATTCCCTGATATTTTAAAGTATAACTCATTCAGACAGCTCTCAAGGAAATTACTTGAGAAGAATAATCTTTCCGAAGTCGATGCTGTCATTCGCCTACAGCTGTGGAGTTCCGGTGATAGGGGATATGGACTTAAATCCAATCCTGATTTACACTATTCGATGATAGCAAGTCGGCTTCCCAATTATCCCACTGATACTACTCTTGCAACTGTTGAAACTAGGCGCATCCCTTCTAAATCCCTACCATCGCATTTTAAACTGACCAATAACATTAATTATATCACTGCTGCCAGGCAGGCAGCTAAACAGGGTGCCAATGACGCGCTGATGTTAACTGTTGATGAAAAAGTTTCAGAAACGACTATTGCCAATCTTTTTTGGTTAAAGGGAAATACGGTTTATACCCCTTCAAAAGCCTGTGACCTGCTGCCCGGCATAACCAGGAATTCCCTGATCGACTTATTGCTTGGATTTTCATCATACGAGTTTAAAGAAGGGGAGTACGACCTGGAACAAATATATAGTGCAGATTCAGTGTGGATCTGTAATTCCCTGAGGCATATCATTGGTGTTTCCCGAATTGATGATCACAGTTTTGATAGTGATCATGATTTTCTGAAACAATTAAAAGAGACATTCGAGAATCACGTGCAATCCAAACTGGAAATCTGA
- the pabB gene encoding aminodeoxychorismate synthase component I: MDSRLDSLIKMYSEKGPVILLESQSEDHPASRYSYLAAIPEASIEAKGTEVTIFHKGDKKKFSENPLEALGRFYEEQSDWMFGYLGYDLKNFIEKLTSENRDQVQAPDLYFIVPGVLIRYDRQKNNLEYIKGRPAKEERAGTAQGNSPQISSLGYTVTRNDYLQCIEEAQRRITEGDFYELNLSHQLKADFEGDPFALYKKMRDIGPVPFGAYIEIENIAICSMSPERFLAREANRVYSQPIKGTIQRGADESNDQRLRAELSSSVKDRAENLMIVDLVRNDLSKIARKGSVKVSDLFQIQTFGTVHQMVSTVEAESETENPIEIIKACYPMGSMTGAPKISAMKAIEELENYRRGIYSGAIGYFKPNGEFDFNVVIRTAIITGDNLFYSVGGAITGDSDPELEWEETLVKARALTKVLKE; encoded by the coding sequence ATGGACAGCCGCCTCGATTCACTGATAAAAATGTATTCAGAGAAAGGTCCGGTTATTCTACTCGAATCCCAATCCGAAGATCACCCTGCAAGCCGGTATTCTTATTTAGCAGCCATTCCGGAGGCATCCATCGAGGCGAAAGGAACTGAGGTTACAATCTTCCATAAAGGTGACAAAAAGAAGTTTTCTGAAAATCCTCTGGAAGCACTAGGCAGGTTTTATGAAGAACAGTCAGATTGGATGTTCGGTTATCTGGGCTATGATCTGAAGAACTTCATTGAAAAGCTAACTTCTGAGAATAGAGATCAGGTTCAGGCACCTGATCTCTATTTTATTGTACCCGGGGTGCTGATCAGGTATGACCGTCAAAAGAATAACTTAGAGTACATAAAAGGGAGACCGGCGAAGGAAGAGAGAGCGGGAACGGCACAGGGAAATAGTCCTCAAATCTCCTCTTTAGGCTACACGGTCACTCGCAATGACTACCTGCAATGTATTGAAGAAGCCCAGAGACGCATTACGGAGGGAGATTTCTATGAGTTGAACCTATCACATCAGTTGAAAGCCGACTTTGAGGGTGATCCCTTTGCGTTGTATAAGAAAATGAGAGACATAGGACCAGTGCCTTTTGGAGCCTACATAGAAATTGAAAATATAGCAATATGCAGCATGTCTCCGGAAAGGTTTCTGGCAAGGGAGGCTAACCGCGTTTACTCTCAGCCGATTAAAGGTACCATTCAACGTGGTGCTGATGAATCGAATGATCAGAGACTGAGGGCTGAATTGAGCAGTTCTGTTAAAGACAGGGCAGAGAACTTGATGATAGTGGACCTGGTACGTAATGATCTAAGCAAAATCGCCCGAAAGGGAAGCGTCAAGGTTTCGGATTTATTTCAAATTCAGACTTTTGGAACCGTTCACCAAATGGTTTCCACGGTTGAGGCAGAGTCAGAAACGGAAAATCCAATAGAGATCATCAAAGCTTGCTATCCTATGGGTTCCATGACAGGCGCCCCTAAGATAAGTGCCATGAAGGCAATTGAAGAGCTGGAAAATTACCGGAGAGGTATCTATTCGGGAGCCATAGGCTATTTCAAACCAAACGGGGAATTCGATTTCAATGTGGTTATTCGAACCGCGATAATTACCGGCGATAATCTGTTCTACTCGGTAGGTGGTGCCATTACGGGGGATTCTGATCCGGAACTGGAGTGGGAGGAGACTTTGGTCAAAGCAAGGGCGCTAACAAAGGTTCTTAAGGAGTGA
- a CDS encoding helix-turn-helix transcriptional regulator: MPQKRYKELSPGEVLERNYLVPNNWTPDELASILMMPVQEVNLLLDGKLSVTEMRACHLAAGLNTSKEFWLRLEQMRKRKGSKS, encoded by the coding sequence ATGCCGCAAAAAAGGTATAAAGAGCTCAGCCCGGGAGAGGTTTTAGAGAGAAATTATCTTGTCCCCAATAACTGGACGCCAGATGAGTTGGCATCTATTTTGATGATGCCTGTTCAGGAAGTCAATCTCCTTCTTGACGGAAAACTATCTGTCACCGAAATGCGTGCCTGCCACCTGGCAGCGGGATTGAATACTTCCAAAGAATTCTGGCTTCGACTGGAGCAAATGCGTAAGAGAAAAGGGTCAAAGTCCTGA
- a CDS encoding sigma 54-interacting transcriptional regulator: protein MSELHKSVSTLGALKKSKWQSVTVKEEIRRNVVKKIKSGETLFPGIKGYEKSVIPQLQHALLAKHDIILLGLRGQAKTRILRLMTNFLDEWIPVVKGSEINDDPFNPVSKQSRELLEEQGDELQIEWLHRSERYGEKLATPDTTVADLIGDIDPIKAATQKLTLADENVINFGLVPRTNRGIFGINELPDLQPRIQVALLNIMQERDIQIRGFNIRIPLDVAMVFSANPEDYTSRGNIITPLKDRIDSQIMTHYPREIEIGMDITSQEAWTSRDDLVEVEVSRLMKELIEQTAFEARNSEYIDQKSGVSTRMTITAMEQLISAAERRALMNEENKTSARITDLYHIVPALTGKLELVYEGEQEGAINVAKHLIGKAIKKTLLKYFPDPQHQKKQEEGAYDAILNWFTAGNDLDLTDHDSSKEYKKLLKSVDGLEEFFEKHGDDSLSEDPLVVMEFILEALHQHSMIGKEDMDDKRSYSDMLGSMLGSMGDMDDFEDFDA from the coding sequence ATGAGCGAACTGCACAAATCAGTATCTACACTTGGTGCGCTAAAAAAGAGTAAGTGGCAATCGGTAACAGTTAAAGAGGAGATACGGCGAAATGTCGTAAAGAAAATTAAATCCGGAGAGACACTCTTTCCGGGCATTAAAGGATACGAGAAGTCGGTAATTCCGCAGCTGCAGCACGCTCTGCTTGCCAAGCATGATATTATACTCCTTGGTTTGCGGGGGCAAGCCAAGACAAGGATTTTACGCCTGATGACCAACTTCCTCGATGAGTGGATTCCGGTAGTGAAAGGCTCCGAAATCAACGACGATCCTTTTAATCCGGTATCCAAGCAATCACGGGAGCTGCTTGAGGAGCAGGGTGATGAACTTCAAATCGAATGGCTTCACAGAAGCGAACGCTACGGGGAAAAACTGGCCACACCTGATACTACTGTGGCTGACTTGATAGGAGATATTGATCCCATTAAAGCGGCTACCCAAAAGCTTACGCTGGCTGATGAAAATGTAATTAACTTCGGTCTTGTGCCGCGTACCAATCGGGGAATTTTTGGAATCAATGAATTGCCGGATCTGCAACCGCGCATTCAGGTTGCCTTGCTGAACATCATGCAGGAGAGAGACATACAGATTCGCGGATTCAATATTCGTATTCCACTGGATGTGGCCATGGTCTTTTCAGCAAATCCGGAAGATTATACCAGCAGAGGTAATATTATTACACCGCTGAAAGACCGCATCGATTCTCAGATCATGACACACTATCCCCGTGAAATTGAGATCGGTATGGATATCACTTCGCAGGAAGCATGGACCAGCAGGGACGACCTTGTGGAAGTGGAGGTTTCCCGCCTGATGAAGGAACTTATTGAACAGACAGCCTTTGAGGCGCGCAATTCAGAGTATATCGATCAGAAAAGCGGGGTCTCGACACGAATGACTATTACTGCTATGGAGCAGCTCATATCTGCTGCCGAGCGACGGGCACTAATGAACGAGGAAAACAAGACTTCGGCAAGGATTACTGACCTGTACCATATTGTCCCGGCCTTAACAGGCAAGCTGGAACTTGTGTACGAAGGCGAACAGGAAGGTGCTATTAATGTGGCTAAACATTTAATCGGCAAGGCAATAAAAAAGACACTTCTGAAGTATTTCCCGGATCCGCAGCATCAGAAAAAGCAGGAAGAAGGTGCGTACGATGCCATTTTGAACTGGTTCACTGCGGGAAATGATTTAGATCTGACGGATCACGATTCATCTAAAGAGTACAAAAAACTACTTAAGAGTGTGGACGGCTTAGAGGAGTTTTTCGAAAAACACGGCGATGATTCGTTAAGCGAAGACCCTTTAGTTGTGATGGAATTCATCCTTGAAGCCCTTCACCAGCACTCCATGATCGGTAAGGAAGACATGGATGACAAGCGCTCTTACAGCGACATGCTGGGCAGTATGCTGGGATCGATGGGTGACATGGACGACTTTGAAGATTTTGATGCCTAG
- the rpmE gene encoding 50S ribosomal protein L31 translates to MKKGIHPDYEEITVVLSDGTEFKTRSTMDVKGDTYRSEVDSKNHPFYTDNLKLQKKADRIDRFNKRYGKDN, encoded by the coding sequence ATGAAGAAAGGAATTCACCCAGATTACGAAGAGATTACCGTTGTATTGAGCGACGGCACCGAGTTTAAGACCCGTAGCACAATGGATGTGAAAGGAGATACCTACCGCAGTGAGGTTGATTCAAAAAATCACCCGTTTTACACCGATAATCTTAAACTGCAGAAGAAAGCTGACCGTATTGATCGCTTCAATAAGCGTTACGGTAAAGACAACTGA
- a CDS encoding MBL fold metallo-hydrolase, giving the protein MQIHSFTVGPFAENTYLITENKKGLLIDPGFHEDHEFKALREKLSETGVELHAIVLTHAHVDHVLGLKVTKDHFDVPVYLNDSDYYLWNNYASQAQMFGFKAKSFTFEPLPLKEQKGWSTGPFSFDILYTPGHSPDHISLYQPEERVVIAGDALFKQGIGRTDLYKGSFERLEKSIRKELYELPDETEVYPGHGPKTTIGYEKENNPFVKG; this is encoded by the coding sequence ATGCAAATACACTCTTTTACGGTTGGTCCATTTGCCGAAAATACCTACCTGATTACCGAGAATAAGAAAGGCTTACTAATTGATCCCGGCTTCCATGAAGATCATGAATTTAAAGCACTGCGGGAAAAGCTGTCTGAAACAGGGGTAGAGCTGCATGCCATCGTATTGACGCATGCCCATGTAGATCATGTACTGGGCTTGAAGGTAACAAAAGATCATTTTGACGTACCCGTTTACTTGAATGACTCTGATTATTACCTCTGGAATAATTACGCTTCACAGGCGCAGATGTTCGGCTTTAAGGCCAAGTCGTTTACATTCGAACCCTTACCCCTTAAAGAACAGAAAGGCTGGTCAACAGGTCCTTTCAGCTTCGATATTTTATACACGCCGGGCCACTCGCCGGATCATATCTCTCTATACCAACCGGAAGAAAGAGTTGTCATTGCCGGAGATGCGCTTTTTAAACAGGGAATCGGACGCACCGATCTGTACAAAGGTAGTTTTGAACGGCTGGAGAAGTCAATCAGGAAAGAGTTGTATGAGCTTCCGGATGAGACTGAAGTGTATCCGGGTCATGGACCGAAAACAACAATTGGCTATGAAAAGGAAAATAATCCGTTTGTGAAAGGGTGA
- the lptE gene encoding LptE family protein: MKARRWIPLFLVLLLASGCVRYSFTGTSIPENVSSIFIPFFADQSSSGIGDLSDRLNQIIINRFINQTRLRSANSRGEADAVLEGSIVSYQNRPFSITGDQEAEQNEVTITVRATYQYTDQEQPEWSNSYTGKATYDPNEDPIQGETNAAEEAIEQIANNMFNDAVSGW; the protein is encoded by the coding sequence ATGAAAGCCAGAAGATGGATTCCACTCTTCCTGGTACTGTTGCTCGCCAGTGGATGTGTTCGGTACAGTTTCACAGGTACCTCCATTCCTGAGAATGTAAGTTCGATATTCATACCCTTCTTTGCTGATCAATCCTCCAGCGGGATAGGTGATCTAAGTGACAGATTGAATCAGATCATTATCAATCGATTTATCAATCAGACACGCCTGCGCTCGGCCAACTCGCGGGGTGAAGCAGATGCCGTGCTGGAGGGTTCCATTGTTTCCTACCAAAATCGACCGTTCAGCATCACGGGTGATCAGGAAGCAGAGCAAAATGAGGTTACCATTACCGTGAGAGCCACGTACCAGTACACCGATCAAGAGCAGCCTGAGTGGAGTAATTCCTATACCGGTAAAGCAACTTACGATCCCAATGAAGATCCCATACAGGGCGAAACCAACGCCGCAGAAGAAGCCATTGAGCAGATCGCAAATAATATGTTCAACGATGCCGTCAGCGGGTGGTGA
- a CDS encoding sigma-54 interaction domain-containing protein has protein sequence MDREAFQERFGLIGESAALKQVIDKIMQVADTDITILLKGESGVGKDITARAIHSISQRKHNDLVIVNCGAIPEGIIESELFGHEKGSFTGAHEAREGYFEKADAGTIFLDEIGDTPKNVQVKLLRVLESGEYFRVGSSKLRTTDVRVIAATNKDLWNEVKEGNFREDLYYRLDTVKIKLPPLRERQDDIIPIFRKFVTEFSAKYDSVFKGFSDDAKDLLVSYRWPGNVRELKNVAEQLVVLEKSQFIDTEKLQKYLKGRQHTGSADNLPVLSRDVEQNRSQDGASFGAGDQQLIYKALVELRSDIGDLKKMLASFLYSTFSGKNLKALPQNIQDEMQSSEMYDIKSDVSETESESLGVQSFADADISEEEPEEQNEFREFFNGDIIPSIEKTEQFLIEQALNKFDGNRRKASEALGISERTLYRKLDQYGLQ, from the coding sequence ATGGATCGTGAAGCATTTCAGGAAAGATTTGGATTGATCGGTGAATCTGCTGCACTTAAGCAGGTTATCGATAAAATTATGCAGGTTGCAGACACCGATATCACCATACTGCTAAAAGGAGAAAGCGGTGTAGGTAAGGATATCACGGCACGTGCCATACATTCCATCAGTCAGCGTAAACATAATGACCTGGTCATTGTCAATTGCGGTGCCATTCCGGAAGGCATCATTGAAAGTGAGCTCTTTGGTCACGAAAAAGGCTCATTTACAGGGGCCCATGAAGCAAGAGAAGGATATTTTGAAAAAGCCGATGCCGGTACCATCTTTCTCGATGAGATCGGTGATACACCCAAAAATGTGCAGGTAAAACTGCTTCGCGTTCTTGAATCAGGTGAATATTTCAGGGTAGGTTCCAGCAAACTGCGCACCACTGATGTGCGTGTGATTGCAGCTACCAATAAGGATCTATGGAATGAAGTCAAAGAGGGCAATTTCAGGGAAGACCTCTACTATCGGCTGGATACTGTGAAAATCAAGCTCCCTCCGCTTCGGGAAAGACAGGACGACATCATTCCCATATTCAGAAAGTTTGTTACGGAATTCTCGGCTAAATACGATTCGGTCTTTAAAGGGTTTTCTGATGACGCCAAAGATCTGCTGGTTTCCTATCGCTGGCCCGGCAACGTGCGAGAGTTGAAGAATGTGGCAGAACAGCTTGTAGTGCTTGAAAAATCACAGTTTATTGATACCGAAAAACTTCAGAAATATCTTAAGGGCCGTCAGCATACCGGCTCTGCCGATAACCTGCCTGTATTATCCCGGGATGTAGAGCAAAATCGGTCTCAGGACGGTGCCTCTTTTGGAGCAGGTGATCAACAGCTAATTTATAAGGCACTGGTCGAATTGAGAAGTGATATCGGCGACCTTAAAAAGATGCTAGCCAGTTTTCTGTATTCTACATTTTCCGGAAAAAATCTGAAGGCCTTGCCTCAGAATATTCAGGATGAAATGCAGAGCAGTGAAATGTATGATATCAAATCTGATGTCAGCGAAACGGAAAGTGAGTCACTCGGCGTGCAATCCTTTGCTGATGCTGACATTTCTGAAGAAGAACCGGAAGAACAAAACGAATTTCGTGAATTTTTTAACGGAGATATCATACCTTCCATTGAGAAGACCGAGCAGTTTCTTATTGAACAGGCGTTGAATAAATTTGACGGCAATCGCCGAAAAGCCTCCGAAGCACTGGGTATCAGCGAAAGAACACTGTACCGAAAACTGGATCAGTACGGACTGCAGTAA
- a CDS encoding RNA polymerase sigma factor, with amino-acid sequence MTEETSDEIQLIDKILDGNNNHYRKLVDRYAPVVFHVVRGFVNDEEEVQELAQQIFVKTYEKLDSFNRQSKFSSWLYMIAKNHCRDYAKNIRRNNKRFSEMESFELQSKMSQENTTEEEIEVKEQSALLSMALKQINSDYAEAFLMKYRDDMTYKAMASRLGESVSALKVRVHRARKELKDIMEQKS; translated from the coding sequence ATGACCGAAGAGACATCCGACGAAATTCAGTTAATTGACAAAATTCTGGATGGTAATAATAACCATTACCGGAAGCTTGTTGATAGATATGCGCCAGTCGTTTTTCATGTGGTCAGAGGTTTTGTAAATGATGAGGAAGAAGTTCAGGAATTGGCGCAGCAAATATTTGTAAAGACCTATGAAAAACTGGATTCGTTTAACCGTCAATCAAAATTTTCTTCCTGGTTGTACATGATTGCTAAAAATCACTGCAGGGATTACGCCAAGAATATCAGGCGTAATAACAAGAGGTTCAGTGAGATGGAAAGTTTTGAATTGCAATCTAAAATGTCGCAAGAAAACACAACCGAAGAAGAAATTGAAGTAAAAGAACAGAGTGCATTGTTAAGCATGGCCTTGAAGCAGATTAACTCTGATTACGCAGAGGCATTTTTAATGAAATATCGTGATGACATGACTTACAAGGCGATGGCATCACGATTAGGTGAATCGGTGAGTGCACTGAAAGTACGTGTCCACAGGGCTCGCAAGGAGTTGAAAGACATTATGGAACAGAAAAGCTAA
- a CDS encoding glycogen-binding domain-containing protein, with protein MNQTKEEILRKYLDGDLSADEEQQALHMIADDEDMRSLLRFEQLLNGTDFSSYEVPEGFSDSVMQAIDTAEETVHETQPGFAAQFMNWIGSLFEPREIQMRPAFAMAMVLLIAVLVGLPYVSEQSADNQIVTNNIDGPVVEQVSDSGEQVWTRFVYIDKDAESVSIAGDFSDWNPIELTKQNLNGQQVWTGLIPMDRGEHRYMFIKNGEKWVTDPLAPVQQDDGFGNKNAVIYL; from the coding sequence ATGAACCAGACAAAAGAAGAAATACTTCGCAAATACCTTGACGGTGACTTAAGTGCCGATGAGGAGCAGCAAGCATTGCATATGATTGCTGATGATGAGGATATGCGTTCCTTGCTTCGTTTTGAACAGCTGTTGAACGGAACGGATTTTTCTTCCTATGAGGTACCTGAAGGTTTCAGCGATTCGGTCATGCAGGCAATTGATACTGCCGAGGAAACGGTTCATGAGACGCAACCCGGCTTTGCAGCTCAGTTTATGAATTGGATAGGCTCACTTTTTGAACCACGGGAAATTCAGATGCGCCCGGCTTTCGCAATGGCCATGGTGCTGCTGATAGCCGTATTAGTTGGCTTACCCTATGTTTCTGAACAATCCGCTGATAACCAGATTGTGACGAATAATATTGACGGTCCCGTTGTAGAGCAGGTTTCTGACAGCGGTGAACAGGTATGGACCCGCTTTGTTTACATTGATAAAGATGCAGAATCAGTAAGTATCGCCGGTGATTTTAGCGACTGGAATCCAATAGAACTCACCAAGCAAAACCTCAACGGTCAACAAGTATGGACCGGTTTGATACCGATGGATCGAGGCGAGCATCGCTATATGTTTATCAAAAACGGCGAAAAATGGGTTACCGATCCGCTGGCTCCTGTTCAGCAGGATGACGGCTTCGGTAATAAAAATGCAGTTATCTATTTATGA